One genomic region from Amycolatopsis sp. FBCC-B4732 encodes:
- a CDS encoding C40 family peptidase: MRRLGLWLGLIVFVAIGALVVTAVAAKVVIDNQQAQAGGMSLMSCDASVGPTQPGQGERGTVDASKLDDEQRGIVAVIISVGKQRSLAPRAWQVAIQAGMTESGLHNLTYGDRDSLGIFQMRPSMGWGTVAQVTDPTYEVNKFYDVLLAVPDWENKRPGDAAQAVERSGFPDRYHKWEPMAATLVENVGQVVDVVACGTGLGQLLPPSQAAAKAISFALGEQGKPYVWGATGPNSYDCSGLMLRAYESAGIILPRVSRDQYHAGALLPVREAQPGDLIFLATDPSDPNSIHHVMMYLGDGKVVEAQQTGVPVHTRPFEFDEAEVVPQAVRPGV; the protein is encoded by the coding sequence GTGCGGCGCCTGGGGTTGTGGCTGGGGCTGATCGTGTTCGTCGCGATCGGCGCACTGGTCGTGACCGCGGTCGCCGCGAAGGTCGTCATCGACAACCAGCAGGCCCAGGCGGGGGGCATGTCGCTGATGAGCTGCGACGCCTCGGTCGGGCCGACCCAGCCCGGCCAGGGCGAGCGCGGCACGGTCGACGCGTCCAAGCTCGACGACGAGCAGCGCGGCATCGTCGCGGTGATCATCTCGGTCGGAAAGCAGCGCTCGCTGGCGCCGCGCGCGTGGCAGGTCGCGATCCAGGCCGGGATGACCGAATCCGGGCTGCACAACCTCACCTACGGCGACCGGGACTCCCTCGGCATTTTCCAGATGCGCCCGTCGATGGGCTGGGGGACGGTCGCGCAGGTCACCGACCCGACGTACGAGGTCAACAAGTTCTACGACGTCCTGCTCGCGGTCCCGGACTGGGAGAACAAGCGCCCCGGCGACGCGGCGCAGGCCGTCGAGCGCTCGGGCTTCCCGGACCGCTACCACAAGTGGGAGCCGATGGCGGCGACGCTGGTGGAGAACGTCGGCCAGGTCGTCGACGTCGTCGCCTGCGGGACGGGCCTCGGCCAGCTGCTGCCGCCGAGTCAGGCCGCGGCGAAGGCGATCAGTTTCGCGCTGGGCGAGCAGGGGAAGCCGTACGTGTGGGGCGCGACGGGCCCGAACTCGTACGACTGTTCGGGCTTGATGCTCCGCGCGTACGAGTCGGCGGGGATCATCCTGCCGCGCGTGTCCCGCGACCAGTACCACGCCGGCGCGTTGCTGCCGGTCCGCGAGGCGCAGCCGGGCGACCTGATCTTCCTGGCCACCGACCCGTCGGACCCGAACAGCATCCACCACGTGATGATGTACCTGGGCGACGGCAAGGTCGTCGAGGCCCAGCAGACCGGCGTGCCCGTGCACACGAGGCCGTTCGAGTTCGACGAGGCGGAAGTGGTTCCGCAGGCGGTCCGCCCCGGCGTTTAG
- a CDS encoding magnesium transporter: MNTLLTLAVLLTLAAGWRALKRRIKDGPPARRVPSRKATMFAVMLVLGLQAIATAPAASAAACGEAPNPERPGAGMVGALDPPEGHGEPNSAYIDYGYAGMVWNTFETNCSALNLTPAGSTLDTWGGNQLFNLGKNIVGATNSLHYTVLEGGLLNPIYNAVKSGAEKVYNNIYAQLFGLVALILSIMMFRNIWRGDLAAVSKRALYALAGVWLAASSLAMLRYFDPIDKAIVQTTTNIQAGFVDESGDRIVRDILPTQLHTQIVYNNWLRGEFGTPSAPQAEQYGKPLLDAQAFTRNQLVNGDDGNQAVIDGKKNAYKDISTKLGPATGYFTGEAGGRTGAGFLSLGQALVYSLFQLLAKASVLLAQVLIRLFALTAPLIGLVALLHPEILRRVLKVAGGVAFNLVVLSVLAGVHALLLQAIFDAGNSLNMLTQMVLAGLITVLLFMVGRPVRRLWQMVEMSVSMVGAAVPSPGGGIFSRFKRRQTGPTPQDEFWQNVRDTDDVVDGEQRGPLGATAGGGRFRPEATIFANAQRLDNTSGAARPAAAWSGAWPGAVGGGGSAGALPSGGRPGSPVFGQYNPANGDPGDYVVVGSNGRPTTREESRRVDTSPVADRRWNDEPEPVVVPSDLRAPESGFSDYPAQDAPRAPGVRAQPRRVDPEVVAGKPVFVLYRPSRGIEVREEPRDTDHVMGR; encoded by the coding sequence ATGAACACGCTGCTGACGTTGGCGGTGCTGCTGACGCTGGCCGCCGGATGGCGGGCGCTGAAGCGCCGGATCAAGGACGGCCCGCCGGCCCGGCGCGTGCCGAGCCGCAAGGCCACCATGTTCGCCGTCATGCTGGTCCTGGGCCTGCAAGCCATCGCCACGGCCCCGGCCGCCAGCGCCGCGGCCTGCGGCGAGGCACCGAACCCGGAACGCCCCGGCGCGGGCATGGTCGGCGCGCTCGACCCGCCGGAGGGCCACGGCGAACCGAACAGCGCCTACATCGACTACGGCTACGCCGGCATGGTCTGGAACACCTTCGAGACCAACTGCTCGGCGCTGAACCTCACCCCGGCCGGGTCCACTTTGGACACCTGGGGTGGCAACCAGCTGTTCAACCTGGGCAAGAACATCGTGGGCGCCACCAACTCGCTGCACTACACGGTGCTCGAAGGCGGCTTGCTGAACCCGATCTACAACGCCGTGAAGTCGGGCGCCGAGAAGGTCTACAACAACATCTACGCCCAGCTGTTCGGCCTGGTCGCGCTGATCCTGTCGATCATGATGTTCCGCAACATCTGGCGGGGTGACCTGGCCGCGGTCAGCAAACGGGCGCTCTACGCGCTCGCCGGGGTGTGGCTGGCGGCGTCGTCACTGGCGATGCTGCGCTACTTCGACCCGATCGACAAAGCGATCGTCCAGACCACCACGAACATCCAGGCGGGGTTCGTCGACGAGAGCGGCGACCGGATCGTCCGGGACATCCTGCCGACCCAGCTCCACACACAGATCGTCTACAACAACTGGCTCCGCGGGGAGTTCGGGACGCCGTCGGCACCCCAGGCCGAGCAGTACGGCAAGCCGCTGCTCGACGCCCAGGCGTTCACCCGCAACCAGCTGGTGAACGGTGACGACGGCAACCAGGCCGTCATCGACGGCAAGAAGAACGCCTACAAGGACATCTCCACCAAGCTCGGCCCCGCCACCGGCTACTTCACCGGCGAAGCCGGTGGCCGCACCGGTGCCGGCTTCCTCTCCCTCGGCCAAGCCCTCGTCTACTCCCTCTTCCAGCTCCTCGCCAAGGCGAGCGTCCTGCTCGCCCAGGTCCTGATCCGCCTCTTCGCGCTCACCGCGCCGCTGATCGGGCTCGTCGCCCTGCTGCACCCGGAGATCCTGCGCCGCGTGCTCAAGGTCGCCGGCGGGGTCGCGTTCAACCTCGTCGTGCTCTCCGTCCTCGCCGGCGTGCACGCGCTTCTGCTGCAGGCCATCTTCGACGCCGGCAACTCGCTGAACATGCTCACGCAGATGGTCCTCGCCGGGCTCATCACCGTGCTGCTGTTCATGGTCGGGCGGCCCGTGCGCCGCCTTTGGCAGATGGTCGAGATGTCGGTCAGCATGGTCGGCGCCGCCGTGCCGTCGCCCGGGGGCGGGATCTTCTCCCGCTTCAAGCGCCGCCAGACCGGACCGACGCCGCAGGACGAGTTCTGGCAGAACGTGCGGGACACCGACGACGTCGTCGACGGTGAGCAGCGCGGGCCGCTCGGGGCGACCGCCGGGGGTGGGCGGTTCCGGCCGGAGGCCACGATCTTCGCCAACGCCCAGCGGCTCGACAACACTTCGGGCGCCGCCCGCCCGGCCGCGGCCTGGTCCGGGGCCTGGCCGGGAGCCGTCGGCGGCGGCGGATCCGCGGGCGCGCTGCCCTCGGGCGGCCGGCCCGGCTCGCCGGTGTTCGGCCAGTACAACCCGGCCAACGGCGACCCGGGCGACTACGTCGTCGTCGGGTCCAACGGCCGGCCGACCACGCGGGAGGAGAGCCGGCGCGTCGACACCTCGCCGGTGGCCGACCGGCGGTGGAACGACGAGCCCGAGCCCGTCGTCGTGCCGTCCGACCTGCGCGCGCCGGAATCCGGCTTCAGCGACTACCCGGCGCAGGACGCGCCCCGGGCGCCGGGTGTGCGCGCCCAGCCGCGTCGCGTCGACCCGGAAGTCGTCGCCGGCAAGCCCGTGTTCGTGCTGTACCGGCCTTCGCGGGGCATCGAGGTCCGCGAGGAACCACGGGACACCGACCACGTCATGGGGCGGTGA
- a CDS encoding ATP-binding protein, with product MFGRGDSRGKRGRDAHSGAWQPPEQVRASRNGSGGKARRLTGEQAIPAYTPSIAVRSIDGHLVRTGFEVYAWYRLAPQRWSFRSDSQRRDLIAAIAGQYAELQGRWLHLRVTNRPYPIRMWAEAHVYNAHGRPSDVPGAMSFDDYLIGEQQQLMGRSMAEKEVYIGVQVQTRRMVDRAVERAAPVLRKILPEAVDAELTALDSEVEHLDQVIGSAGLEGRPVHAEEMSWLMHRSCSLGLPAPRNMPAVPGAAWEPEDLASFTDAADFYAEPYAPTVTVRGRTGSNAGVSRHLAVLTVGQMHGLQIPEVDDPWIQHADRLPAAVEVSARIYVRRPEEVAGELQRQMNKVRSQVKHYTDEHELEPPQSLSRQAGRVLEIDDEMTSGFTALATRVRSWWRLAVSGPTERDALRLAQQLLDLYKPKIAIEHPEAQYALAREFIPGEPLASAAYMRRGSVVWSASAVPTATAEVGDRRGILLGETCTATRRPVAWDPWMAQEIRDGSGLTAMVAGLGGGKSFLGGGIVYKTLRAGASWTILDPSGPLSRLCDLPELRPYARPINLLNAQPGILNPYRVVAEPLIEHFMDEDDPERSWRREKALAGATRRRLVLDVLSGVLPYEVSRMAQTRIVLLRAVRTVGGRFDADPGQVIDALRRDSSEHHEHAGVVADFLDEMRERMALLIPETDADPYSETRDDRLTVLTMAGLTLPKDGVPREYWTDAESLGVEMLNLAAWLTQRSVYEKPKEMRKGVWIDEAFFLSEVPTGRVLMNRFARDSRKWNVRVLLSSQIPADFLKIQGFVTLLDSVFVGRLDDDDAQADALRLLKVPVGVGYEQVVAALGRRPGAQQRGLERDVEPRQFIFGDGAGGVERIRVDFSGPHLDHLRAVMDTTPGSKDAAPSRRPGNELALPADEKKPYVAVPPEDDIELEQDFELAAELEVGLADENLLGAPDPLAAETGEVEGGVQPPNGQQQHARTGGKGGTGRDAA from the coding sequence TTGTTCGGTCGCGGCGATAGCCGAGGAAAACGGGGTCGGGACGCACACTCGGGCGCGTGGCAACCGCCCGAGCAGGTCCGCGCGTCGCGGAACGGCTCGGGTGGCAAGGCCCGGCGCCTCACCGGGGAGCAGGCGATCCCCGCGTATACCCCGTCGATCGCGGTGCGAAGCATCGACGGGCACCTGGTCCGCACCGGGTTCGAGGTCTACGCCTGGTACCGGCTCGCGCCGCAGCGCTGGTCGTTCCGCTCGGACTCGCAGCGGCGCGACCTGATCGCGGCCATCGCCGGCCAGTACGCCGAGCTGCAGGGCCGCTGGCTGCACCTGCGCGTGACGAACCGGCCGTACCCGATCCGGATGTGGGCCGAGGCGCACGTCTACAACGCGCACGGCCGCCCCTCCGACGTCCCGGGCGCGATGTCGTTCGACGACTACCTGATCGGCGAGCAGCAGCAGCTCATGGGCCGCTCGATGGCCGAAAAAGAGGTCTACATCGGGGTCCAGGTGCAGACCCGGCGGATGGTCGACCGCGCGGTCGAGCGCGCCGCGCCGGTGTTGCGCAAGATCCTGCCCGAGGCCGTCGACGCCGAGCTGACCGCGCTGGACTCCGAGGTCGAGCACCTCGACCAGGTCATCGGCAGCGCCGGGCTGGAAGGCCGCCCGGTGCACGCCGAGGAGATGTCCTGGCTGATGCACCGCTCGTGCTCCCTGGGCCTGCCCGCGCCGCGGAACATGCCCGCCGTGCCGGGCGCGGCCTGGGAGCCCGAAGACCTGGCCAGCTTCACCGACGCCGCCGACTTCTACGCCGAGCCGTACGCGCCGACGGTGACCGTCCGCGGCCGCACCGGTTCCAACGCCGGCGTCTCGCGGCACCTGGCGGTCCTCACCGTCGGGCAGATGCACGGCCTGCAGATCCCCGAGGTCGACGACCCGTGGATCCAGCACGCCGACCGCCTGCCCGCCGCCGTCGAGGTGTCCGCGCGGATCTACGTCCGGCGCCCCGAAGAGGTGGCCGGCGAGCTGCAGCGCCAGATGAACAAGGTGCGCTCGCAGGTCAAGCACTACACCGACGAGCACGAGCTCGAGCCGCCGCAGTCGCTGTCCCGGCAGGCCGGGCGCGTGCTGGAGATCGACGACGAGATGACGTCGGGCTTCACCGCGCTCGCCACCCGCGTGCGCTCCTGGTGGCGGCTGGCGGTGTCCGGCCCGACCGAGCGCGACGCGCTGCGCCTGGCCCAGCAGCTGCTCGACCTGTACAAGCCGAAGATCGCCATCGAACACCCCGAAGCCCAGTACGCGCTGGCCAGGGAGTTCATCCCGGGCGAGCCGCTGGCCTCGGCGGCGTACATGCGCCGCGGCTCGGTCGTCTGGAGCGCTTCGGCGGTCCCGACGGCGACGGCGGAGGTCGGCGACCGCCGCGGCATCCTGCTCGGCGAGACGTGCACGGCGACGCGCCGCCCGGTGGCCTGGGACCCGTGGATGGCTCAGGAGATCCGCGACGGTTCCGGCCTGACGGCGATGGTCGCGGGCCTGGGTGGCGGCAAGTCGTTCCTCGGCGGCGGCATCGTCTACAAGACGCTGCGGGCCGGCGCGAGCTGGACGATCCTCGACCCGTCCGGCCCGCTGTCGCGGCTGTGCGACCTACCGGAACTGCGGCCGTACGCGCGCCCGATCAACCTGCTCAACGCCCAGCCGGGGATCCTGAACCCGTACCGGGTGGTCGCCGAGCCGCTGATCGAGCACTTCATGGACGAGGACGACCCCGAGCGCTCCTGGCGCCGCGAGAAAGCCCTCGCGGGCGCGACGCGGCGCCGTCTGGTGCTGGACGTCCTGTCCGGTGTGCTGCCGTACGAGGTGTCGCGGATGGCGCAGACGCGGATCGTGCTGCTGCGCGCGGTCCGCACGGTCGGCGGCCGCTTCGACGCGGATCCCGGCCAGGTGATCGACGCGCTCAGGCGGGATTCGAGCGAGCACCACGAGCACGCGGGCGTCGTCGCGGACTTCCTGGACGAGATGCGCGAGCGGATGGCGCTGCTCATCCCGGAGACCGACGCGGACCCGTACTCGGAAACCCGTGACGACCGCCTGACGGTCCTGACGATGGCGGGCCTGACCCTGCCGAAGGACGGCGTCCCCCGCGAATACTGGACGGACGCGGAGTCCCTCGGCGTCGAGATGCTGAACCTGGCGGCGTGGCTGACCCAGCGGTCGGTGTACGAGAAGCCCAAGGAGATGCGCAAGGGCGTCTGGATCGACGAGGCGTTCTTCCTGTCCGAGGTCCCGACCGGGCGGGTGCTGATGAACCGCTTCGCGCGTGACTCGCGCAAGTGGAATGTCCGCGTGCTGCTGTCGTCCCAGATCCCGGCGGACTTCCTGAAGATCCAGGGTTTCGTGACCCTGCTGGACTCGGTGTTCGTCGGGCGGCTGGACGACGACGACGCCCAGGCCGACGCCCTGCGGCTGCTGAAGGTGCCGGTCGGAGTGGGCTACGAGCAGGTCGTCGCGGCCCTGGGCCGTCGTCCCGGCGCGCAGCAGCGCGGCCTGGAGCGGGACGTGGAGCCCCGCCAGTTCATCTTCGGCGACGGCGCAGGCGGAGTGGAGCGCATCCGCGTCGACTTCTCCGGCCCGCACCTAGACCACCTGCGGGCGGTCATGGACACGACCCCGGGTTCGAAGGACGCGGCGCCCTCGCGGCGACCGGGCAACGAGCTGGCGCTGCCGGCGGACGAGAAGAAGCCGTACGTGGCGGTCCCGCCGGAGGACGACATCGAGCTGGAGCAGGACTTCGAGCTGGCGGCGGAACTGGAGGTCGGCCTGGCCGACGAGAACCTCCTGGGCGCGCCCGATCCACTGGCCGCGGAGACCGGCGAGGTGGAGGGCGGGGTCCAGCCGCCCAACGGGCAGCAGCAACACGCCCGCACGGGCGGAAAGGGCGGCACCGGCCGGGACGCCGCATGA